A genomic region of Serratia fonticola contains the following coding sequences:
- a CDS encoding LysR family transcriptional regulator ArgP, protein MKRPDYRTLQALDAVIRERGFERAAQKLCITQSAVSQRIKQLENLFGQPLLVRTVPPRPTEQGQKLLALLHQVELLEEEWLGNDNGIDTPLLLSLAVNADSLATWLLPALKPVLADSPIRLNLQVEDETRTQERLRRGEVVGAVSIQPQPLPSCLVDQLGALDYLFVASKAFAERYFPNGVTRSALLKAPAVAFDHLDDMHQAFLQQNFDLSPGSVPCHIVNSSEAFVQLARQGTTCCMIPHLQIEKELASGELIDLTPGLFQRRMLFWHRFAPESRMMRKVTDALLSHGHLVLRQD, encoded by the coding sequence ATGAAACGCCCAGACTATAGAACGCTACAAGCGCTGGACGCGGTGATCCGTGAACGTGGCTTTGAGCGCGCGGCACAAAAACTTTGTATCACCCAATCGGCGGTATCCCAACGTATCAAACAGTTGGAAAACCTGTTCGGCCAGCCGTTGCTGGTACGTACCGTGCCACCGCGTCCAACCGAGCAAGGGCAGAAATTGCTGGCCTTGTTACATCAGGTTGAATTACTGGAAGAGGAGTGGCTGGGGAACGACAACGGGATAGACACTCCGCTGCTGCTGTCGCTGGCGGTGAACGCCGACAGTCTGGCAACCTGGCTGTTACCCGCGCTGAAACCGGTACTGGCTGATTCGCCTATTCGTCTGAACCTGCAGGTGGAAGATGAAACCCGCACTCAGGAGCGCCTGCGCCGGGGTGAAGTGGTGGGGGCAGTGAGTATCCAGCCGCAACCATTGCCGAGCTGCCTGGTGGATCAACTGGGGGCGCTGGACTACCTGTTCGTGGCCTCAAAAGCCTTTGCCGAACGTTATTTCCCTAACGGTGTGACCCGTTCTGCCCTGCTGAAGGCGCCTGCGGTCGCGTTCGATCATCTCGATGATATGCATCAGGCGTTTCTGCAGCAAAACTTCGATCTTTCGCCTGGCAGCGTTCCCTGCCATATCGTTAACTCTTCGGAGGCGTTTGTTCAGTTGGCGCGCCAAGGCACGACGTGCTGTATGATCCCGCACCTGCAGATTGAGAAAGAACTGGCCAGCGGGGAGCTGATCGATCTGACCCCGGGTCTGTTCCAGCGCCGTATGCTGTTCTGGCACCGCTTTGCGCCAGAGAGTCGCATGATGCGCAAGGTCACCGATGCGCTGTTGTCTCACGGGCATCTGGTGTTAAGACAAGACTAA